Proteins from a genomic interval of Bacteroidota bacterium:
- the cas2 gene encoding CRISPR-associated endonuclease Cas2: MYVIIVYDIEEKRVAKVCKYLRQYLHWVQNSVFEGELTDGKFAELQAGLRKRIKPDKDSVLFYKMRAEYDFEKETMGVEKAGIETIL; the protein is encoded by the coding sequence ATGTACGTAATAATAGTTTATGATATAGAAGAAAAACGAGTAGCTAAAGTTTGCAAATATCTTAGGCAATACTTACATTGGGTTCAGAACAGTGTATTTGAAGGCGAATTGACCGACGGAAAATTTGCCGAATTACAGGCGGGTCTTCGTAAGCGAATAAAGCCCGATAAGGACTCGGTATTGTTTTACAAGATGCGGGCAGAATATGATTTTGAGAAAGAGACTATGGGCGTTGAAAAAGCTGGAATAGAGACAATTTTATAA
- the cas1b gene encoding type I-B CRISPR-associated endonuclease Cas1b gives MKRPYYIMTSGRLRRKQNTIYFEPVLEEKQDDGSTITYDADPAIDEETLAGFTEETEADPQTGRVKRKPIPVEDIEAFYCFGEMDFNTRFFNFLATQKIPLHIFNYYGHYGGSYFPRDYLPSGFTIVEQVRAYLDTQRRLVIAREIIDAASFNILKNLQYYSKPSQGEKQIDFGHTISDIENLRASISSANTTQELMGVEGNIRDRYYKCWGEIVGQEYSLDKRVKHPPDNAINALVSFANSLIYTTVLSEIYHTHLNPTISFLHGPGERRYSLALDLAEIFKPIIADKMIFKLLNNKQIQEKHFRKELNFCYLEESGRKIVLQEYDERLKTTIKHRSLNRNVSYRHLIRLEAYKLVRHITSKDEYKAFRAWW, from the coding sequence ATGAAACGACCATACTACATAATGACATCAGGAAGGCTTCGAAGAAAACAAAACACAATCTACTTTGAGCCGGTGCTTGAAGAAAAGCAAGACGACGGCAGCACCATAACTTATGACGCCGACCCAGCAATCGACGAAGAAACTTTAGCAGGATTCACAGAAGAAACCGAAGCCGACCCGCAAACCGGACGGGTGAAACGTAAACCAATTCCCGTAGAAGACATCGAAGCATTTTACTGTTTTGGTGAAATGGATTTCAATACGCGCTTCTTTAACTTCCTTGCAACACAGAAGATTCCACTTCATATATTCAATTACTATGGGCACTATGGCGGCAGTTACTTCCCTCGCGATTACTTGCCTTCGGGTTTTACTATAGTTGAGCAAGTGCGTGCATATTTAGATACTCAGCGCCGGCTTGTAATAGCACGTGAAATTATCGATGCGGCATCGTTCAACATCCTTAAAAATTTACAATATTACAGCAAACCATCGCAGGGGGAAAAGCAAATCGATTTTGGACACACAATTTCTGATATTGAGAATTTGCGCGCATCTATATCGTCTGCAAATACAACTCAAGAACTAATGGGTGTTGAAGGCAACATCCGCGACCGTTATTATAAATGCTGGGGCGAAATAGTCGGTCAAGAATATTCACTCGATAAACGGGTTAAGCATCCCCCCGATAACGCAATTAATGCTTTAGTATCTTTTGCGAATAGTTTAATCTATACAACTGTGCTGAGCGAAATTTATCATACTCACCTAAATCCGACAATAAGCTTTTTACACGGACCCGGCGAGCGCCGATATTCGCTGGCACTCGATCTAGCCGAAATTTTTAAACCGATAATTGCCGATAAAATGATATTCAAGCTCTTGAACAATAAACAGATACAGGAGAAACATTTTCGTAAAGAATTGAACTTCTGTTATTTAGAAGAATCAGGACGAAAAATCGTTTTACAAGAATACGATGAACGTTTGAAAACCACAATCAAGCATCGAAGCTTGAACAGAAATGTGAGCTACCGACATTTGATTAGATTAGAAGCCTATAAATTAGTCCGCCACATAACGAGTAAAGACGAATACAAAGCATTCAGAGCGTGGTGGTGA
- a CDS encoding transposase: protein MERKEKIHDNQLYHIYNRGNNKQAIFMCHEDYTFFLKRLKEYSKRYSVNTLIYCLMPNHYHLILSQNTGGNLPQMMDTLATSVAKRFNLKYKHVGHLFQGPYKYKSIESDQDFVEVACYIHLNPVIAGLAENPHDWQYSNYAELESWLKQISEINLHQILLSFNKVFKGNPIDYISYVEKSRTKGFLRQDIDEAEGNL from the coding sequence ATGGAACGAAAAGAAAAAATACACGATAATCAACTCTACCACATCTACAACCGTGGGAATAACAAGCAAGCAATATTTATGTGCCACGAGGATTATACATTTTTTCTAAAAAGACTCAAAGAATATTCAAAAAGATATTCTGTAAACACGTTGATATATTGTCTGATGCCTAACCATTATCATTTAATTTTAAGTCAGAATACTGGCGGTAATTTGCCTCAAATGATGGACACGCTCGCAACATCGGTGGCTAAACGATTTAACTTGAAGTATAAACACGTTGGACACTTATTCCAGGGACCTTATAAATATAAATCGATAGAATCCGACCAAGATTTTGTGGAAGTTGCTTGTTATATACATCTTAACCCTGTTATTGCTGGTTTAGCTGAAAACCCTCACGACTGGCAGTACTCGAATTACGCCGAGTTAGAAAGTTGGCTTAAACAAATTTCCGAAATTAATTTGCACCAAATTCTGCTCAGTTTTAACAAAGTCTTTAAAGGCAACCCGATCGATTACATCAGCTATGTAGAGAAAAGCCGAACAAAAGGTTTCCTTCGCCAAGATATTGACGAAGCAGAAGGAAACCTTTAA